A genomic region of Luteibacter aegosomatissinici contains the following coding sequences:
- a CDS encoding acyl-CoA thioesterase, with the protein MNKTATMLPIARPTEARVLEIVFPDHTNHLGTLFGGQALAWMDKAAFLAASRYSRKIVVTARSEQVDFHVPVRKGQMVELIAIVVSVGRTSMNVDVAMYTEDLITGERELCTRGTFVMIALDENHKPTAVESLPAQG; encoded by the coding sequence ATGAACAAGACCGCCACCATGCTCCCCATTGCCCGCCCGACCGAGGCCCGTGTCCTCGAGATCGTCTTCCCGGACCACACCAACCACCTTGGCACCCTGTTTGGTGGCCAGGCGCTGGCCTGGATGGACAAGGCGGCATTCCTGGCGGCCTCGCGCTACTCGCGCAAGATCGTGGTCACGGCGCGCTCCGAGCAGGTCGATTTCCACGTGCCGGTGCGCAAGGGTCAGATGGTGGAACTGATCGCCATCGTCGTCTCCGTGGGCCGTACGTCCATGAACGTCGACGTGGCGATGTACACCGAGGACCTGATCACCGGTGAGCGCGAACTGTGCACCCGTGGCACCTTCGTCATGATCGCCCTCGACGAGAACCACAAGCCCACCGCGGTCGAGTCGCTGCCCGCGCAGGGCTGA